In Athalia rosae chromosome 6, iyAthRosa1.1, whole genome shotgun sequence, one DNA window encodes the following:
- the LOC105687807 gene encoding uncharacterized protein LOC105687807 — MSDSDDTEGSAGEWPVTKEWLEELLIVYHGEGSQVSVDDFTVRPGCAAGDSVLSDILAVSVEYRLKPENARCELSVIVKLLPQDPFSRFFVTEAQFDLREIKFYTQVVPELEAFQKRQLAGEDSSIELPDLPIPACVHAHYSPAGGSEESPEPPESFLVLENLRPRGFEGAEFSRGLTLRQAEAALIAVARLHALSLAIKVKEGTSLSERYTFLFQTARATDSYQQLVERGLPQLARFLERRPGLEAVLEALLALRPRTKEIIAALLAPEGPLALITHTDFWCNNLLFRDTEDGVCECAILDWQMVTYSRPTNDVALLLVSSVPTELRRRHTESLLDRYWTVLTNNCSSLGLDIPKDLGYNREDLSRDYRRSLLLALLLCIGSVDVALGDPLTEQRLIDVLEDLHNDGILSGESIEITASVP; from the exons ATGTCGGATAGCGACGACACGGAGGGCTCTGCCGGGGAGTGGCCAGTGACAAAGGAGTGGCTTGAAGAATTACTGATTGTTTATCACGGAGAAGGGTCCCAGGTTTCTGTCGACGATTTCACCGTACGACCAGGTTGTGCCGCGGGCGATAGCGTCCTTAGCGACATACTCGCTGTATCCGTCGAGTACCGTTTAAAACCGGAGAACGCACGATGCGAACTAAGTGTTATCGTTAAACTTTTGCCCCAGGATCCTTTCAGCCGATTTTTCGTCACCGAAGCACAATTCGATCttcgcgaaataaaattttatacacag gtCGTTCCCGAGTTAGAGGCATTCCAGAAGAGGCAGTTAGCTGGTGAAGACAGTTCGATTGAACTTCCGGATTTGCCAATACCAGCGTGTGTTCACGCTCACTACAGCCCAGCAGGAGGAAGCGAAGAGAGCCCTGAACCTCCGGAATCATTTTTGGTATTAGAAAATTTGCGACCTCGAGGCTTTGAGGGGGCTGAATTTTCCAGAGGATTAACTCTGAGGCAGGCTGAGGCTGCGCTTATTGCGGTCGCACGTCTTCATGCTCTCTCACTCGCTATTAAAGTCAAGGAGGGAACTTCGCTGTCTGAGCGATACACTTTCTTATTTCAAACAGCCCGTGCTACTGATTCCTACCAACAACTTGTCGAACGAGGATTACCTCAACTTGCTCGATTCCTCGAGAGAAGACCTGGGCTTGAAGCCGTACTGGAAGCTCTTCTGGCTCTCCGCCCTCGAACTAAGGAAATTATTGCGGCACTTCTTGCGCCCGAAGGTCCTTTGGCTTTAATAACGCACACAGATTTTTGGTGCAACAATCTACTATTTCGAGATACAGAGGATGGAGTGTGTGAGTGTGCCATCCTCGATTGGCAAATGGTAACTTATAGTAGACCGACAAACGACGTAGCTCTGCTGCTCGTCAGTTCTGTTCCTACTGAATTAAGACGTAGGCATACAGAGTCACTTTTGGATCGATACTGGACTGTATTAACTAACAATTGCAGTAGCCTTGGTTTGGATATTCCAAAAGACTTGGGCTATAACCGAGAAGACTTGAGTCGAGATTATAGACGATCGTTACTTCTAGCACTCCTACTGTGTATAGGATCAGTGGACGTAGCTTTAGGAGATCCCCTTACCGAACAACGACTAATAGATGTTTTAGAAGACCTTCATAACGACGGAATACTATCGGGAGAGTCTATTGAAATAACTGCATCAGTTCCGTGA